The genome window GGTTCCGAGGAATTCGGGCGGGTCGTGTCACATATATACGGTATTCTCTAATTCAACAAAAAGGTGGAATGTTTTACTTGATTATATTGATGGTTTAACTTTGAAATCATTGCCAACTACACGCTGGGAAAGTCACATAGAAAGTGTTAAAGCAATAAAATCTCAAGCTTCTAAAATCAGAGATGCTTTATTTAAATTAGCTTAAATTAGTGAAGGTGCTAAATTGAGTAAGGATGCTGAAAGTTTAGCATCATGAGAGCTTTTAAGTTTCGAGTTTATATTAAGCTTGGTTATTTGGTATGACATTTTGCACAAGATTAACttagtaaaaaattaaaatctgaAGACATGCGTCTTGATGTTGCTGtaagacaattagaaggacttgtttcattttttgaaaacTATAGGATAAATGGGTTCACTTTTGCCATGATTGATGCTAAAATAATTGCATTAGATATGAAAATTGAGCctatatttctttaaaaacgTCAAACCTGTAGAAAGAGACACTGATGAAATTTCCAATAATGAGAGGGAACAACAATCATGTGAAGAATACTTTAGAACTGATTACTTTCTTGTCATAGTGGATATTGCTCTTGGTGAATTGGAAAGTAGGTTTGAACAATTGTATATCCTTGAATctatttttgggttcttattTGATGCTGCAAAATTGACTTCTTTGGATGAAAATGAATTGAAAAGCTCTTGTGTGAATCTTGAAAATGctttaaaaaatgacaatgATACTGATATTGATGCAAGAGATTTAGAGTCAGAATTACAAGCGTTGCAAGTGATATTACCAAGTGAAGCAATTGAAACAGATAAACCATGGACATCCATTAAAATTCTAGAAGTTGTAAAGAGTGTGGATATGTTTCCAAATGTAATGGTTGCTTATAGGATATTATTGACTACAACTGTGGCTGTGGCATCTGTTGAAAGAagtttttctaaattaaaattattaaaatcttATTTGCGGACCACCATGGCTCAAGATAGGCTAAATGGACTAGCTATAGTATGCATTGAAGAGAtatgttgaaaaatattaaatatgatagtataattgatgattttgcttCTAAAACTACAACAAGAAGACATTTTAAATGATCTTTTGTGATTAGGATTTCAttgctatttttattttgtaggtGCATATGAAGGTGAAGCATAGGGACATGCAAGTTAATTTATTGTTAATTGTAATGTTTTCAATCGgatactctttttccttcgtttgAGGTTTTGTTCCCATTGAGTTTTCCTcaaacaaggttttaatgagtcTCAAGGTGTTCTATATTATCGGTTGAAAActcttataattttaataaaatttattatatgataAAAAATTGccattatatttatttatttgtttataaagGGCACATTCTTAAACCTTGGCCCTGGGCCTTAAATCACCCAGGGCCGGCCCTGACTTGTGGCACTATGGTTGCCTTAGGAGTATGTCATTGACCTTAGGTTATGTCGTATAGTCGAACCCAACTTGGGACTTGACTTAAGATATCAATGGGTCCTTGATTGATAACAGGAGTTTGTGAGTGTACAATAATGAATCTCGACTCTCAATAAGAGCAAGTGTAGCGCAGCCCCCCAGCCTTGGCAACAGGCCCCCCTATGCCCGATTTGGACCTCCAGCGCTCAAAGCAGCCAGGGCAAGCCCACGAGCAATTCTGGACTGGGCTCAAGTCTGAAGGCGCTGACATCAGTAAggcaaaatcaaaatttttttttaccgttggcgtgTGAACGCGTGAAATTCACACGccaatggtaaaaaaaaatttgatttcagcCGCTGACGTCAGTGTGATGTCACGGCTGACACTGGACCTGACAAGCCCCAACAGGAAGACGCCACGTGGCACTTCCCGGATGCTCCAATCGAATTTTATCCAGAAATCCGACGGCctaccaaaaaattctggaTTTTTTCCCTACAAATacctaacaattttattcattttccacaccaaatcttcatacaaacttcttccaatattttttactttccactcacatttttctactactttccatttgtatcaAAAAACAATTGGCCTCTTCCATTGAAGCCGGAGGGTCGTGGAAAAACGTTCGAAGATGTCAAAACCTTGGAAATGAGgtagaaaaaattaattgccgttttattcaatttaatgtatttttaaaaaaaatatttcttgcattttcaatttcatttttttaatagatcattcaaggcaaaacaaaacagaagaaaaccaTTACACATGGCTCCTCAAGTGAACAATGCCCGTAGTCGATTCCAGTGGTGCGTTCTGTGTTGGAAATAATGACATTATTACGTCCTCCGAAGGAAAATACTCTCCCACGTCGTGATCCGGTGGAACCGCCTCCTTCAATGATTGAGTCGTCCTTGTACTCAATTGTGTCAGACTATGAGGACCAGGAGTATTTCAATTGAATGATGAgtgagatgtgaattttataataaatatggacacGTGGCAATCGAAAATCCTAtccaaaaatttaatttgaaaattttatccaaaaatgttatctgaaattttaggggagaattttataataaatagtgacacgcggcaaccaaaaatcttatctcaAAAACTTATCAAAATGAAtggtttaagtataaaaaatagaaaataaattaaagtgaatagtaattgcatTTGCTCTTGCCTTTTGgggtgaaactaaaaaaaataaggctGTCACTATTCACGTAATTTGGCCTTGCCTTTTGGGGTGGAGGTGCacttaagaagaagaaggaatccCCAATAGTAACTCGAAGTATTTATCATGAAAATCAACACAAGATCCTCAATAACATACTGAGATTGAGCTAATTATCCTTCCCTATATTACGGCCGGAGCTAATTATTCTTGCCCTGTGGTAACCAAAACTTGTTGTAACTTGTACGAAAAAATTAGTTGAGTCGGAAAACCAAATTTACTGTTTTCCTCCTcaaagcaaagaaaacaaagacagTTTGTCGAAGATAAGAAAGAGGGCTTAATAATTAAATGGAAAGAGAGTGACAGAAAAGGTGAAGAAAGATGCTCCCGCTAAAGCTGGTACGCTCTCTAGTCTTTGGAGAAACCATCAACAACAACCCTCTCCTTCTCCCCCCAAATCAACATGACGAAGATCCCCACCACAACAATGACGATGGCTACGATGCTGACTCTAATGCCAAAGATGGCCATCACAAACCAACAGAAGGAAGAAGCAAAACCAGCAAATCGAGAACCCCATTTCTCCTCTTCCTCCCAACCAAAGAGCTTGTCGCAGACACATACAGACTGGCCACCATAGCCAGAGACATGGGCATGGATTTGCACCCAACCCCATCTCTCTCCCACATCATTCTCTCATACCCACCACCGccatcatcatcgtcatcatcTCCATCTTCAACATCACCATCAACATACTCATGGTCATCGTCATCACTCTCATCAACATCTTTGCCCGACGACACTGTTCCCCTCcctttcccttctctctccacAGCCTCCATTTCCCATCTTCGCGCCTTTGTCAAGCTCTCCAAAGGCCTGTTCAAGCTGGTATTTGTGCTCTCCAATTGTAAAGCCACTGAGGCAACTAGTGAAAGCAATTGGAATTGCTCATCAATGTCGCTGTTTTCGCGGCTCACCGGAGACCGAATTGACACAATGGAAGGGTTTTCTCGGGCTTTGGCCGGACTGGGGTGGACCCTTTTCAAGACTAAAGAAAACCCATCAGCGGATTCGGGCCATAGGCGAGTTTGCGGTGGCAAATCGGTGTATCTGTTTCGGAAGGTCGATACAAACAGAGTTAGGGCTTGCACTGCTGGGGAGTGTAGGGTTCGGGAGTTGAGGTTGCCCCCATTGGATTTTAGTAATGCCCCTTTGAGGATTTTGCAATACATTCTCCTTATGACGGATGATATCTTCTATCTCGCATAAATCTGATATTGGTATGTGTTTCCcttcatttcttttcaaatttgttgttttaatTTGATGGTCGCTGGTAATTTCCTTACATTTTATGTATATTGATTCTGTACTAAGATATTGGCAGTAAATCATATATCTTTTCTGTGGAATTTTTGGCCAATGTGTGTCAACCGTTGCCTTGAATTggattgtttgttttttgtaacACAAAATTTTCTAGCAAGGATGAACTGTCTTTGCCTtacgaaaaaacaaaatgaaaacaaaaatgaagtttGTATTTGTGTAGTTAGATTAAGGAATTCATTAATGTGACAGAGTTTTATCGGAACggacaaaagaaagagatttaAATTGGATGATGAGGAATTATCAGTGCATTGTGTATTACATTGTTggtaatattttattgatgTGATCATCAgctttacatttttttttctttttccatttcagCATTCCTTTATTAGATCCTGAGTCCTGACCTTTTTATACTTTTTGTTATACATGACGAGAATCCTTAAGGCCAATAATAGAAAGGAAAATCTTATCACCCTGTGTATGCTTATTTGTTATACATGATTGTAGTTTGTATATTTTCAACTCCAAAACAGTTTCCAAAGGAATGTTAATTATGACCTCCTGAAGGATGCTTAAGGCATTAGtcacatattttatttatttttaatatacgGAAAATGGACATAGTGTATTGAAATATTAATACATTCAATAAAATGTTGCAACTTGATGTGTTCCAAAGTAAGTGCCAGCAGGGAAGATTTAACAGAGAAATTAGAGTGAAATTTTCTCTAATTATCTTCTATGTCAACTCTAACATAATGTGAACTTGAAATTATCCTTCAATTTTACATACGAAGTATAGATGATATAGGGTACTGTTGTCTTGCCTGGCTGACTGACAACTAAGATGCTTGTGTTAACAGAATGTACATTGTTCAGGATATTCTGCATCTATTGTGAACCTTAAAACTAAGAGATGGTCTTTGCTATGATGTATGAGTGTCATTTTTGCTGTGCACCTTTGCAAGTACTGTGGAACTTTAGCCACAAAGACTTAATTGAGATCAAAACCATGCATATCATTTTGGCACTCTTGCTAATGCATCTGTGTTAGGCTAAGTCTCCAAAGTCCTTATCTGGAATTTGCAAACGCAGTTTGATATTTTCCTATTTGAGCACTCCCTATTACGGACACATCTAGTTACAATTTCCAGAGAAAAtgaactttttctttaaatctACCTCTCCCAATTGATATTTGTTAAATCATAGGTATCTTCCACTGTTGTTCCTCATTATGCATTTTGGGTTACTAAAACTAATAGCATGGATGAAATCGGGAGATATCAGTACTTGGGGTCGTTGCTTTGATGTCTCTTTGAAGATGTGGAATAGAATGGAGTTTGTTTTGAGTCAGGCTGCCATTCCTGCTATTTTGTATTAAGGATTTTGCAATAAGGTTACtaatttccttttctattCTGTGTAGCCTGGTCTGCATATTaagaattttcttctttttatgttccctgtttttttgggtgtgtatGCCTGTGTGTATATGTGTTTGCTATATATGGATTTACAATCTTGCGAAGAAAAGAATATTGGTGTATTTCATGCTAGTGTCTTTTTTTTACCTGTCTTTGATTTAGGAAGGATGGTTTGCGTTTTCATTGTAATAATTTAATACGAGGTTTGGTATTGGGTAGTGATTTTCACACTCCCATTTTCTCCTTCTGCACTCCTCTCcttgtttttttcccttgaTTATCATTTGATTTATTCAGTTTTAAGGCTAGAAAAAAGGAGGAGCGTGTGGGGAGAAAAGGGGAGTGTGAAAATCGTTCCCCTTGCTATTTTTTGGATATGAAGGGTGATGGTGGAAAGGATAGAGCAAACCAAGCCTTTCATTTCTTG of Prunus dulcis chromosome 4, ALMONDv2, whole genome shotgun sequence contains these proteins:
- the LOC117624850 gene encoding uncharacterized protein LOC117624850; amino-acid sequence: MLPLKLVRSLVFGETINNNPLLLPPNQHDEDPHHNNDDGYDADSNAKDGHHKPTEGRSKTSKSRTPFLLFLPTKELVADTYRLATIARDMGMDLHPTPSLSHIILSYPPPPSSSSSSPSSTSPSTYSWSSSSLSSTSLPDDTVPLPFPSLSTASISHLRAFVKLSKGLFKLVFVLSNCKATEATSESNWNCSSMSLFSRLTGDRIDTMEGFSRALAGLGWTLFKTKENPSADSGHRRVCGGKSVYLFRKVDTNRVRACTAGECRVRELRLPPLDFSNAPLRILQYILLMTDDIFYLA